One genomic region from Drosophila busckii strain San Diego stock center, stock number 13000-0081.31 chromosome 3R, ASM1175060v1, whole genome shotgun sequence encodes:
- the LOC108601876 gene encoding probable maleylacetoacetate isomerase 2 isoform X1: MSTNVVSSHPKPILYSYWRSSCSWRVRIAMNLKEIPYDIKPISLIKSGGEQHCNEYREVNPMEQVPALQIDGHTLIESVAIMHYLEETRPQRPLLPQDVHKRAKVREIIEIICSGIQPLQNLIVLIHVGEEKKKEWAQHWITRGFRAVEKALSTSAGKYCVGDEISMADCCLVPQVFNARRFHVDLRPYPIILRIDRELESNPAFRAAHPSNQPDCPPELPNK, encoded by the exons ATGTCCACAAACGTTGTCTCTTCCCATCCAAAGCCAATACTCTATTCGTATTGGCGCAGCTCCTGCTCATGGCGAGTGCGAATCGCGATGAACCTCAAGGAGATACCGTACGACATCAAGCCCATTAGTCTGATCAAGTCCGGAGGAGAGCAACACTGCAATGAGTACCGCGAGGTCAATCCCATGGAGCAGGTGCCAGCGCTGCAAATCG ATGGGCACACTTTGATAGAGTCTGTGGCAATTATGCATTATCTGGAGGAGACACGCCCACAGCGTCCGCTTTTGCCACAGGATGTGCACAAGCGTGCAAAGGTGCGCGAAATAATCGAGATCATCTGCTCCGGCATACAGCCGCTTCAGAATCTAATTGTGCTCATTCATGTGGGCGAGGAGAAGAAGAAGGAATGGGCTCAGCACTGGATCACACGTGGCTTCCGTGCCGTGGAGAAGGCACTGTCCACCTCGGCGGGCAAGTACTGTGTGGGGGACGAGATATCCATGGCTGATTGCTGCCTAGTGCCGCAGGTGTTCAACGCTCGCAG ATTCCATGTGGACTTGCGCCCCTATCCCATCATTTTGCGCATTGATCGTGAGCTGGAGAGCAATCCCGCCTTCCGCGCCGCTCACCCCTCAAATCAGCCGGACTGTCCACCGGAGCTGCCAAACAAATAG
- the LOC108601876 gene encoding probable maleylacetoacetate isomerase 2 isoform X2 — protein sequence MSISAIAKPILYSYWRSSCSWRVRIAMNLKEIPYDIKPISLIKSGGEQHCNEYREVNPMEQVPALQIDGHTLIESVAIMHYLEETRPQRPLLPQDVHKRAKVREIIEIICSGIQPLQNLIVLIHVGEEKKKEWAQHWITRGFRAVEKALSTSAGKYCVGDEISMADCCLVPQVFNARRFHVDLRPYPIILRIDRELESNPAFRAAHPSNQPDCPPELPNK from the exons ATGTCCATTTCGGCCATAGCCAAG CCAATACTCTATTCGTATTGGCGCAGCTCCTGCTCATGGCGAGTGCGAATCGCGATGAACCTCAAGGAGATACCGTACGACATCAAGCCCATTAGTCTGATCAAGTCCGGAGGAGAGCAACACTGCAATGAGTACCGCGAGGTCAATCCCATGGAGCAGGTGCCAGCGCTGCAAATCG ATGGGCACACTTTGATAGAGTCTGTGGCAATTATGCATTATCTGGAGGAGACACGCCCACAGCGTCCGCTTTTGCCACAGGATGTGCACAAGCGTGCAAAGGTGCGCGAAATAATCGAGATCATCTGCTCCGGCATACAGCCGCTTCAGAATCTAATTGTGCTCATTCATGTGGGCGAGGAGAAGAAGAAGGAATGGGCTCAGCACTGGATCACACGTGGCTTCCGTGCCGTGGAGAAGGCACTGTCCACCTCGGCGGGCAAGTACTGTGTGGGGGACGAGATATCCATGGCTGATTGCTGCCTAGTGCCGCAGGTGTTCAACGCTCGCAG ATTCCATGTGGACTTGCGCCCCTATCCCATCATTTTGCGCATTGATCGTGAGCTGGAGAGCAATCCCGCCTTCCGCGCCGCTCACCCCTCAAATCAGCCGGACTGTCCACCGGAGCTGCCAAACAAATAG
- the LOC108601590 gene encoding ficolin-2 gives MRTAFHILSIVIISESLAGDVTRLKQQLENLNSLALDYVEAHKDSLENVTANGLLEQLSRRESYSWSGYSSCPERSGIFDINVPNEPKFEAMCDAEIAGPGWLVIMRRYDGSVNFYRNWTQYKNGFGELSGEFFIGLDRLHAITASQEHELYIHVEDFDGNSRYARFDDFVISSEHQFYEIQRLGSYTGDVGDVMSYHRNGKFSTFDKKNENSTSTYTEIHMGAWWYQEGAASNLFGLYMSGPVDAEWRHKSMSLYTWRGWSYSLRVAQMMVKPKCTCVT, from the exons ATGCGAActgcttttcatattttgtcaATTGTGATTATAAGCGAAAGTCTTGCTGGAGACGTAACAAGACTAAAGCAGCAACTAGAAAACCTTAACTCATTGGCACTTGATTATGTTGAAGCCCATAAAGACAGTCTGGAGAATGTTACGGCGAACGGTTTACTGGAGCAATTGAGCAGAAGGGAAAGTTATAGCTGGTCGGGATATTCCAGCTGTCCTGAAAGGTCTGGTATTTTTGACATTAATGTACCCAATGAGCCAAAGTTCGAAGCAATGTGCGATGCCGAAATAGCTGGACCTGGTTGGTTGGTCATAATGCGTCGATATGATGGCAGTGTTAATTTCTATCGCAATTGGACGCAATATAAAAATGGGTTTGGTGAACTTAGTGGTGAATTCTTCATCGGTTTGGATAGGCTACATGCAATAACTGCCTCACAAGAACATGAGCTCTATATACACGTTGAAGACTTTGATGGCAACAGTAGATATGCCCGATTTGATGACTTTGTGATCAGCAGTGAACATCAATTTTATGAGATTCAAAGATTAGGAAGTTACACTGGAGATGTGGGCGATGTGATGAGCTATCACAGGAATGGAAAATTCAGCacatttgataaaaaaaacgaaaatagcACAAGCACCTATACCGAAATTCACATGGGCGCTTGGTGGTATCAAGAGGGGGCGGCTAG TAATCTGTTTGGCTTGTACATGTCAGGTCCAGTAGACGCAGAATGGAGACACAAAAGCATGAGCTTATATACATGGCGAGGCTGGAGTTATTCCTTAAGAGTTGCACAAATGATGGTGAAGCCAAAGTGCACTTGTGTCACTTAA
- the LOC108601874 gene encoding probable maleylacetoacetate isomerase 2, which yields MSTSTLRQFLAKRLLPVTASGNSRSMSSSAAAKPVLYAMYASSCSWRVRIALNLKQIPYDIQSISLLKPVPDTVFSNTDEYRKVNPMQQVPALHIDGHTLCDSVAIMHYLDETRPSNPLLPHDALQRAKVREIVQIICSGIQPLQNAAVLTQIGKEKYLPWAQQWISRGFRGLEQVLASSAGKYSVGDAFTMADCCLVPQVFNARRYEVDLEPYPNIVRLERELSAVPAISAGHPLRQPDCPPELASK from the exons ATGAGTACAAGCACCTTGAGACAGTTTCTAGCCAAGAGACTGCTACCCGTGACGGCAAGTGGCAATAGCAGATCCATGTCCAGTTCAGCAGCTGCCAAGCCCGTGCTGTACGCGATGTACGCCAGCTCTTGCTCTTGGCGAGTGCGTATTGCCCTAAATCTAAAACAAATACCGTATGATATTCAATCAATCAGTCTGCTCAAGCCCGTACCGGATACTGTGTTTAGCAATACGGATGAATATCGCAAGGTGAATCCCATGCAACAAGTGCCAGCACTTCATATCG ATGGACACACGCTATGTGACTCGGTGGCTATTATGCATTATTTAGATGAAACGCGTCCATCAAATCCATTGTTGCCACACGACGCGCTGCAGCGGGCCAAAGTGCGCGAGattgtgcaaataatttgctcaGGCATTCAGCCGCTGCAGAATGCGGCTGTGCTGACCCAAATAGGCAAGGAGAAATATTTGCCTTGGGCACAGCAGTGGATATCTAGGGGATTTCGTGGCTTGGAGCAAGTGTTAGCCAGCTCGGCTGGCAAGTATTCTGTGGGCGATGCATTTACCATGGCGGACTGTTGTTTGGTGCCACAGGTCTTCAACGCACGAAG ATACGAAGTGGATCTGGAGCCTTATCCCAATATTGTGCGCCTAGAGCGAGAGCTTAGTGCCGTTCCCGCCATAAGTGCAGGTCACCCGCTTAGGCAGCCTGACTGCCCACCCGAATTGGCCAGCAAATAG
- the LOC108601876 gene encoding probable maleylacetoacetate isomerase 2 isoform X3 produces the protein MNHPILYSYWRSSCSWRVRIAMNLKEIPYDIKPISLIKSGGEQHCNEYREVNPMEQVPALQIDGHTLIESVAIMHYLEETRPQRPLLPQDVHKRAKVREIIEIICSGIQPLQNLIVLIHVGEEKKKEWAQHWITRGFRAVEKALSTSAGKYCVGDEISMADCCLVPQVFNARRFHVDLRPYPIILRIDRELESNPAFRAAHPSNQPDCPPELPNK, from the exons ATGAACCAT CCAATACTCTATTCGTATTGGCGCAGCTCCTGCTCATGGCGAGTGCGAATCGCGATGAACCTCAAGGAGATACCGTACGACATCAAGCCCATTAGTCTGATCAAGTCCGGAGGAGAGCAACACTGCAATGAGTACCGCGAGGTCAATCCCATGGAGCAGGTGCCAGCGCTGCAAATCG ATGGGCACACTTTGATAGAGTCTGTGGCAATTATGCATTATCTGGAGGAGACACGCCCACAGCGTCCGCTTTTGCCACAGGATGTGCACAAGCGTGCAAAGGTGCGCGAAATAATCGAGATCATCTGCTCCGGCATACAGCCGCTTCAGAATCTAATTGTGCTCATTCATGTGGGCGAGGAGAAGAAGAAGGAATGGGCTCAGCACTGGATCACACGTGGCTTCCGTGCCGTGGAGAAGGCACTGTCCACCTCGGCGGGCAAGTACTGTGTGGGGGACGAGATATCCATGGCTGATTGCTGCCTAGTGCCGCAGGTGTTCAACGCTCGCAG ATTCCATGTGGACTTGCGCCCCTATCCCATCATTTTGCGCATTGATCGTGAGCTGGAGAGCAATCCCGCCTTCCGCGCCGCTCACCCCTCAAATCAGCCGGACTGTCCACCGGAGCTGCCAAACAAATAG